In Arvicola amphibius chromosome 1, mArvAmp1.2, whole genome shotgun sequence, one DNA window encodes the following:
- the LOC119806739 gene encoding cysteine-rich protein 2-like, which produces MASKCPKCDKTVYFAEKVSSLGKDWHKFCLKCERCSKTLTPGGHAEHDGKPFCHKPCYATLFGPKGVNIGGAGSYIYEKPLAEGPQVTGPIEVPVVRTEEKKTSGPPKGPSKASSVTTFTGEPNMCPRCNKRVYFAEKVTSLGKDWHRPCLRCERCSKTLTPGGHAEHDGQPYCHKP; this is translated from the coding sequence ATGGCCTCCAAGTGTCCCAAGTGTGACAAGACCGTGTACTTCGCCGAGAAGGTGAGCTCCCTGGGCAAGGACTGGCACAAGTTCTGTCTCAAATGCGAGCGCTGCAGCAAGACACTGACCCCTGGGGGCCACGCTGAGCATGATGGGAAGCCCTTCTGCCACAAGCCCTGCTATGCCACACTGTTTGGACCCAAAGGCGTGAATATAGGGGGCGCTGGTTCCTACATCTATGAGAAGCCTCTGGCTGAGGGCCCTCAGGTCACTGGCCCCATCGAGGTCCCTGTGGTGCGAACAGAGGAGAAGAAGACCAGCGGACCCCCCAAAGGTCCCAGCAAAGCCTCTAGTGTCACTACATTCACTGGGGAGCCCAACATGTGTCCTCGATGCAACAAGAGGGTGTACTTTGCTGAGAAGGTGACCTCTCTGGGCAAGGATTGGCACCGGCCCTGCTTGCGCTGTGAGCGCTGCTCCAAGACGCTGACTCCCGGCGGGCATGCTGAGCATGACGGCCAGCCCTACTGCCACAAGCCTTGA